A stretch of the Medicago truncatula cultivar Jemalong A17 chromosome 5, MtrunA17r5.0-ANR, whole genome shotgun sequence genome encodes the following:
- the LOC11425357 gene encoding bifunctional nuclease 2 isoform X1, giving the protein MIRSRFSMQPITGATTTITADHTNAATSRSVPHSLSFHFSPINLPLRSRHSRFHKPRSFLISCNSSLSRSNFSDHHNNNNENDFLEASILLSETIAHYGMWRHRFQSELQRKSPVLPFPENSSRRDSNLFRQGFLQRFQNPTIFLKISCDGDYVLPIVVGKIAIEKLIDAEVEQEIEDWPDQFQFVNNLVERLDHEVIMVRITERVVSTYFARLYLSQPGKSDIISVDLRPSDAINVANKCKAPIYVSKEIVFTDAIRLGYGMGRVHNKKAIYDVLLDSAIDGPDSVAQELSMMHNMHLAIKQERFNDAATWRNKLENLRKSSQEH; this is encoded by the exons atgataagatctCGTTTCTCCATGCAACCGATCACCGGCGCTACCACCACCATCACGGCCGATCACACAAATGCCGCCACCTCCCGCTCCGTTCCTCACTCTCTCTCCTTCCATTTCTCTCCCATTAACCTCCCTCTTCGCTCACGTCACTCTCGCTTCCATAAACCCAGATCCTTTCTTATTTCATGTAATTCATCTCTCAGCAGATCCAATTTCAGCgatcatcacaacaacaacaatgaaaacGACTTTCTCGAAGCTTCTATTCTTCTCTCAG AAACAATAGCACACTATGGAATGTGGAGACATCGTTTTCAATCTGAGTTACAACGTAAATCACCCGTGTTACCATTTCCAGAAAATAGCTCAAGAAGGGATAGTAATTTATTCAGACAGGGGTTTCTACAGCGTTTTCAGAATCCCACAATTTTTCTCAAGATTTCTTGTGATGGAGACTATGTTCTGCCTATTGTTGTAG GAAAGATTGCTATTGAAAAGCTTATAGATGCTGAAGTGGAACAAGAGATCGAG GATTGGCCGGATCAGTTCCAGTTTGTGAATAACCTAGTTGAAAGACTAGACCATGAA GTGATAATGGTGAGAATTACAGAGCGAGTAGTCAGTACTTACTTTGCCAGATTGTACCTTAGCCAG CCAGGGAAAAGTGATATTATTAGTGTGGATTTGCGCCCCTCAGATGCCATTAATGTTGCAAATAAATGCAAG GCTCCAATATATGTAAGTAAAGAAATTGTTTTCACAGACGCTATAAGACTCGGCTATGGAATGGGCAGAGTGCATAATAAAAAGGCTATTTATGATGTATTGCTTGACAG TGCCATAGATGGTCCAGATTCGGTAGCTCAAGAACTAAGTATGATGCATAATATGCATTTAGCTATCAAACAGGAAAGATTTAATGACGCAG CTACATGGAGAAACAAACTTGAAAATCTTCGTAAATCATCTCAGGAGCACTAA
- the LOC11425357 gene encoding bifunctional nuclease 2 isoform X2: protein MWRHRFQSELQRKSPVLPFPENSSRRDSNLFRQGFLQRFQNPTIFLKISCDGDYVLPIVVGKIAIEKLIDAEVEQEIEDWPDQFQFVNNLVERLDHEVIMVRITERVVSTYFARLYLSQPGKSDIISVDLRPSDAINVANKCKAPIYVSKEIVFTDAIRLGYGMGRVHNKKAIYDVLLDSAIDGPDSVAQELSMMHNMHLAIKQERFNDAATWRNKLENLRKSSQEH, encoded by the exons ATGTGGAGACATCGTTTTCAATCTGAGTTACAACGTAAATCACCCGTGTTACCATTTCCAGAAAATAGCTCAAGAAGGGATAGTAATTTATTCAGACAGGGGTTTCTACAGCGTTTTCAGAATCCCACAATTTTTCTCAAGATTTCTTGTGATGGAGACTATGTTCTGCCTATTGTTGTAG GAAAGATTGCTATTGAAAAGCTTATAGATGCTGAAGTGGAACAAGAGATCGAG GATTGGCCGGATCAGTTCCAGTTTGTGAATAACCTAGTTGAAAGACTAGACCATGAA GTGATAATGGTGAGAATTACAGAGCGAGTAGTCAGTACTTACTTTGCCAGATTGTACCTTAGCCAG CCAGGGAAAAGTGATATTATTAGTGTGGATTTGCGCCCCTCAGATGCCATTAATGTTGCAAATAAATGCAAG GCTCCAATATATGTAAGTAAAGAAATTGTTTTCACAGACGCTATAAGACTCGGCTATGGAATGGGCAGAGTGCATAATAAAAAGGCTATTTATGATGTATTGCTTGACAG TGCCATAGATGGTCCAGATTCGGTAGCTCAAGAACTAAGTATGATGCATAATATGCATTTAGCTATCAAACAGGAAAGATTTAATGACGCAG CTACATGGAGAAACAAACTTGAAAATCTTCGTAAATCATCTCAGGAGCACTAA